One window of the Vigna radiata var. radiata cultivar VC1973A unplaced genomic scaffold, Vradiata_ver6 scaffold_361, whole genome shotgun sequence genome contains the following:
- the LOC106779618 gene encoding nudix hydrolase 2 yields the protein MSVSASPAPLLGDRLCENGYECVEILPATNDAHGGVIVDLKEAMDSEVFATLLRSSLLHWKKQGKDGVWIKLPIELVNLVETAVKEGFWYHHAEPNYLMLVYWIPKTGCTIPPNASHSVGVGAIVLNDKKEVLVVQEKRGGFHGIGVWKIPTGVVDAGEEIFEAAIREVKEETGIDTEFTEVLAFRHAHNSLFGKSDLSFVCMLRPLSFDIKKQDLEIEAAQWMPFEEFAEQPFNEMHEPFKYMIELCLAKVENVYDGFSPRPVSSYFVEELNCLYLNSHDLDKTS from the exons ATGTCAGTCTCAGCCAGTCCAGCGCCACTGTTAGGGGATCGACTGTGTGAGAATGGATATGAATGTGTTGAAATTCTCCCAGCCACCAATGATGCACATGGAGGAGTCATTGTGGACTTAAAAGAGGCTATGGACTCTGAAGTTTTTGCTACTTTGCTTAGATCTTCACTTTTACATTGGAAAAAACAG GGTAAAGATGGCGTTTGGATCAAGTTACCTATCGAGCTTGTTAATCTTGTTGAAACTGCTGTTAAG GAGGGTTTTTGGTACCACCATGCAGAGCCAAACTATCTAATGCTAGTTTACTGGATTCCCAAAACTGGCTGCACAATACCTCCAAATGCTTCCCATTCTGTAGGAGTTGGCGCAATTGTCTTGAATGATAAGAAAGAG GTGCTTGTGGTCCAAGAAAAAAGAGGTGGATTCCATGGCATTGGTGTTTGGAAAATACCTACTGGAGTGGTTGATGCA GGTGAGGAGATTTTTGAAGCAGCTATTAGAGAAGTGAAAGAAGAGACAGGA ATTGATACAGAATTTACTGAAGTACTAGCATTCAG ACACGCACACAATTCATTGTTTGGAAAATCAGATCTATCTTTTGTTTGCATGCTGCGTCCTCTTTCTTTTGACATCAAAAAGCAAGATCTGGAAATTGAAGCAGCTCAG TGGATGCCGTTCGAGGAATTTGCTGAGCAACCATTCAATGAGATGCATGAACCCTTCAAGTACATGATAGAATTATGCTTGGCAAAGGTGGAAAATGTGTATGATGGATTCTCTCCGAGGCCTGTCTCATCATATTTCGTGGAGGAGTTGAATTGTCTGTATTTGAACAGCCATGACCTCGACAAGACTTCTTGA